The proteins below come from a single Malus domestica chromosome 03, GDT2T_hap1 genomic window:
- the LOC139194670 gene encoding uncharacterized protein: MASSISYAVFIASLLLCLSSSPTPFANARASQLVRSVCKQTQEQFGYSYRQCVKSLWKDIPIRSATNLKDLDIAVLKLATANAAQTKATFEKAFNATDKNANGTAAIKQCVDSYDFALGAFVFAVQGVNDGDKSVIEILTQAQDDLVRCQRALASVEVQLPMPISTTNFWVMLYRDVAFLVTSQLLNS; this comes from the coding sequence ATGGCCTCCTCAATCAGTTATGCAGTGTTCATTGCTTCCTTGCTCTTATGCCTCTCGTCGTCTCCAACACCATTTGCAAATGCAAGAGCGTCTCAATTAGTTAGGAGTGTTTGCAAGCAAACCCAAGAACAATTCGGCTATAGCTATAGGCAGTGCGTAAAATCTCTTTGGAAAGATATTCCAATTAGATCGGCAACTAATCTCAAAGATCTTGATATAGCCGTTCTTAAATTAGCAACAGCAAATGCAGCACAAACCAAAGCTACGTTTGAAAAAGCTTTCAACGCCACCGACAAGAATGCTAATGGCACGGCAGCTATAAAGCAGTGTGTAGATTCGTATGATTTTGCGTTAGGGGCTTTCGTTTTTGCAGTGCAAGGGGTCAATGACGGTGACAAATCGGTCATCGAAATCCTCACACAGGCCCAAGATGACCTTGTTCGTTGCCAAAGAGCATTGGCCTCTGTTGAAGTTCAGCTTCCTATGCCAATATCAACGACGAACTTTTGGGTCATGTTATATAGGGATGTTGCATTCCTTGTTACTTCCCAGTTATTAAATAGCTAG